The following proteins are co-located in the Streptomyces sp. NBC_01198 genome:
- the phoU gene encoding phosphate signaling complex protein PhoU, which yields MRDAYHEELDSIGDGLVEMARLVGSAIGRATTALLDADLKVAESVIAADEKVDDLQRELETRAINLLARQQPVATDLRIVVTSLRMSADLERSGDLARHVAKLARLRFPVSAVPQDLHSTILEMGQLAQRLMAKAAEVIITKDVDDALELEADDDRMDELHRALFQHLLDDRWKHGIETAVDVTLVGRYYERFADHAVSVAKRVVYLVTGEHVDAMSPAPTPTEVAEGA from the coding sequence ATGCGGGACGCATACCACGAGGAGCTTGACTCCATCGGTGACGGGCTGGTCGAGATGGCCAGGCTGGTCGGCTCGGCGATAGGCCGTGCCACCACCGCGCTGCTCGACGCGGACCTCAAGGTCGCGGAAAGCGTCATCGCCGCCGACGAGAAGGTGGACGACCTCCAGCGCGAGCTGGAGACCCGGGCGATCAACCTGCTGGCCCGCCAGCAGCCCGTCGCCACCGACCTGCGGATCGTCGTCACCAGCCTGCGCATGAGCGCCGACCTGGAGCGTTCCGGCGACCTGGCCCGCCACGTCGCCAAGCTCGCCCGGCTGCGCTTCCCCGTCTCCGCGGTGCCGCAGGACCTGCACAGCACCATCCTGGAGATGGGCCAGCTCGCGCAGCGGCTGATGGCCAAGGCCGCCGAGGTGATCATCACCAAGGACGTGGACGACGCCCTGGAGCTCGAAGCGGACGACGACCGCATGGACGAGCTGCACCGCGCCCTCTTCCAGCACCTGCTGGACGACCGGTGGAAGCACGGCATAGAGACGGCGGTCGACGTCACCCTGGTCGGCCGCTACTACGAGCGCTTCGCCGACCACGCCGTCTCCGTCGCCAAGCGGGTCGTCTACCTGGTGACCGGCGAGCACGTCGACGCGATGTCGCCGGCGCCGACGCCGACCGAGGTGGCGGAGGGGGCGTAG
- a CDS encoding VOC family protein, producing the protein MSTLTPHLVVRDVTRAAEWYAQALGAQERSRIPLPGGKVLTIELAFGDSTVMIADEFPEQGIVSPLTLGGTYGALQISTDDVDTLWKRALDAGAEVFHPLADTFWGERHGQVIDPFGHRWGLSQHLRDVSPEEVAREAAKIFGA; encoded by the coding sequence ATGTCCACCCTCACCCCGCACCTGGTCGTCCGTGATGTCACCCGCGCCGCGGAGTGGTACGCGCAAGCACTGGGCGCGCAGGAGCGCAGCCGGATCCCGTTGCCGGGCGGCAAGGTGCTGACGATCGAACTCGCCTTCGGGGACTCGACCGTGATGATCGCCGACGAGTTCCCGGAGCAGGGCATCGTCTCGCCGCTGACCCTCGGCGGCACCTACGGGGCCCTGCAGATCTCCACCGACGACGTCGACACCCTCTGGAAGCGGGCGCTCGACGCGGGCGCCGAGGTGTTCCACCCCCTGGCGGACACCTTCTGGGGCGAGCGCCACGGCCAGGTCATCGACCCGTTCGGCCACCGGTGGGGCCTGTCCCAGCACCTGCGGGACGTGTCCCCGGAGGAGGTCGCCCGCGAGGCGGCCAAGATCTTCGGCGCCTGA